A window of Longimicrobium sp. genomic DNA:
CGTCCGCCCATCGCTGGCCAGCTGGTAGACGGTGACGCCGCCCAGCCCGCCCGTGCGCAGCTTGAAGATGGTGCCGTCGCCGGCGGCGAGCACGGGGGTGCCTTCGGCGGCCATGATGTCGATGGCGTTGTGCACGCGCCCGCCGGAGCGCGGCGACTCGTAGCTGTCGCGAAGCTGCTCCGGCCGGATGCCGCGCACCGGAATCGCCAGCGACGCACCCGGCGCGACGTACGCATGCGCCCTCGGTCCGTCAGGCTCGGAGTTGCCCATGCAGGCGGTGCCAAACAGCGCGGCGGCCACGACGGCGGCGCGGCGCAGGCGCCCCGGGAGGGGCCTGTAAATGGGATACATGATGCGGCGGGGACGGGGTCCGTCGGAGAGTCCGGGCGAGGTGCCTGGGGGGAAGAGTCTATACGGTGCGCTTTTACGGCGCTCAGCGCAAGGGGAACGTTAAGGGAGTTTGAGCAGGCGAGTGAACTCGCAGCAACAACAGCACAAAGTCCGCCTTCGCGGACTCGCGGGCGAGATCTCGACGCGTCCCGCGTTCCTCCAGCCGGCTTCAGCCGGCTTCGCGTCGTTCCAGCCGGGGGATTCATCCCCCGGCGCTGGGCGCCGATGCTCGCTGCGGCGCACCAACCCCGCCGCCCCAACCTGCGAAGGCAGGTTTCCCGCGGTTGTTGCAGCGGTTTCAACCGCCGGCCCCCATCCGGCCCACCTAACCTGACCACCCCTCACGGCAAACCCCACCCCCTGCGCAACCGCCGGTACTCGGCCTCCGGAAGCTGCACCAGCACCGGCCGCTTCCGCGGATCCAGCCAGCGGAGGATGCGGCGGACGTCCTCTTCTGCGAAGGCGGTGCAGCCGACGGTGGGGGCGCCGGGGCGCGAGCGGATGTGGATGAAGATGCACGAGCCCCGCCCCGCCACCGCCGGCCCCGTGTTGTGATCCACCCACACGCCCCAGCGGTACAGCCCGTCCGTACGCCGCATCTCCTCGTGGCTCGTCCAGTCCGGCGTGACGGTGTCGCGGTCCACGCGCTGGTTGTAGAAGCGGGAGGCGGAGTCGTCCACGCACTCGATGCTCGGGTCGCTGGCGTGGTAGGGGAGGCGGACCCAGCGCGCCGAATCCGCCGGGGCGTACCCGAAGGCGGAGCTCAGCCGGAATACCCCCGCCGGCGCTTTCCCATCCCCCTCGCGCTTCACGGGCCCGGCGCCCTGGTCCGCAGGGGCGTGCAGCCCCGTGCCCCATCCCAGCCCCGCGCGTCCAACCGACGCGCTCATCGCCGCCCCCACCTGCGCCCATGGCGAGGTCGGAGTGCGCCGCGCGAAGAGCCGCACGCGTGCCGTCGTCGCATCCCACCCTTCGGTCGTGGAGACGACCGCCTGCAGCGGCGGCTCGGAGCCCTGCGCGTGCACTGTGGCCGCGGGGAGCGCCGCGGCGGCGAGCACGGCGGCGAGGCGGATGCGGATCGAGAGCATACGGTGCCTGTGGTTCAGGGGAGCGGGGGACGCTGGATGTTACCCCGGCCGAGCCTGCGCGGGCAACCCGGGAGAGTACGCCATCTGTTTGCAAAACCGCACACCGTGGCTATCTTCCCGACATTCTTCCGCAGCCAACCGCCGCCCCAGTGCCTTCATGACTATCCGCCTTCCCCGCCCCGCCGTCCTGGCCGCCGCCCTCCTCGCGCTCACCTCCGCCGCCGCCAGCGCACAGGCGCCCATCGCCACCCGCGTGCCCGGGCAGCGCTGCGAGACCGTGCCGGACAGCGTGCGCGGCCCCACGCCCGGGCAGCTCAACGAAAGCCGGCAGCTCCGCGCGCAGCTGGTGGAGATCGGGCGGCGCAACGGCGTCACCGAGCCGCAGGGGCTGCTCCTGGTGGACGTGGACAGCACGCGCAAAGGAGTGCTCCTCTTCATGCACTCCAACTACCCGGAGCCGGGGGTGGCGCAGGTCACCGCGGCGGTCGACAAGTACATGGAGTCGCTCCCGCGCGGGCGCGGGTACCAGGCGCTGATCCGCGTCGATGGCGAGTACCCCGCGATCCTTCCCGGGCGCCAGCACTGCCGCCCGGTGCTGCTGAACGAGCAGGATCGCATCGACATGATCGGGCAGGCGGTGCTGAACCACCCCGAGCGCGGCAAGCTCCCGGCGCCGGTCACGCGCCAGGCGGTGGTCCTCCTCGTCGCGAACCGCGAGGGCGGCGTGTCGCTGGCGGTGGTCGCGCGCTCCTCGGGCGACGAGTACCTGGATCGCGCGGCCGAGGAGATCGGGCGCAGGCTGCAGTTCGCGCCGGCGACGCTGGACGGCGTTCCCTTCGATGCGCGCTTCCGCTTCCCGGTGGGCTTCCATATCCAGTAGCGCGCTGGCGCGGGTCCGGCCGGGGGAGTAGCTTTCCGCGCTTCCCGCACACCGCACCCGCTCGTACGCACGATGGAACTGCTGCCGCTGCTGACCGCCGTAAGCCTGGGCTTCCTGCACGCGCTGGAGCCCGACCACATGGCCGCGGTCACCACCTTCGTCTCCCGCCGCCCGCGACCGCGCGAGGCGGTGGGCTTCGGGCTGCGCTGGGGTCTGGGCCACTCCGCGGCGATCCTGGTGGCGGGCTCCGCGCTGATCGCGCTGGGCATCCGCGTGCCGCAGGGCGTGGTCAATGGCCTCGAGTTCGGCGTTGGGACGATGCTCCTCGCGCTCGGCGTCTGGCTCCTGTGGAGCGTCGCCCACGGCGAGGCGCACGCGCTGGCCGAGGGCGAAGACGATCCGCATCCGCACCGCCACGGAAGCCTGTGGGTGGGGATGGCGCACGGCCTGGCAGGCACCGCACCGCTCGTGGCGCTGATCACCGTCACCGTCAGCAGCTCGCCCTGGGTGGCGGGGATGCACCTCTTCTTCTTCGGCGTGGGGACCACGGCGGGGATGGGGCTGTACGCCGCGGTGGCCGGCGCCGTCTTCCATCGCGCGCGCCACCGCATCCCCGCACTGGGCGGCACGCTGCGCACCCTCACCGCGCTCGGAAGCGCCGTGCTGGGAATTTTCTGGATGGCCAACGCGATCGGATGAGGAACAGGGGACGTTGATCCCTGATCCCTAAATCCTATTCCCTACTTGGAGCACATGATGACGGACGGCAGCGAAGCGGCGAACAACGAGGCGGCGGTCACGATCCTGGCCCGGCACAACGGGCCGTTCGTGGTGGAAGGTCCCTTTCGCTTGATCGATGCGGATGGCAACGAGTTCCCGGTGGTGGCGGGCAAAAAGGTATCGCTCTGCCGCTGCGGCGCCTCCACACGCAAGCCGTTCTGCGACGGCACGCACAGCAATATCGGCTTCGACGCCGCGGAACGCGCCGTGCGCGAGCTGGAGGAAGGAAAGGAGCAGGGTTGATGCGGCCCTGATCCGCATCTCCCGATTTGCCCGTACAACCGAGGAACCATGCCCGACTCCACCCCGATCGACCAACGCGGCTACGCGCACCCCGACGCGCTCGTCTCCACCGAGTGGGTGGCCGCGCACCTGGATGACCCCTCCGTGCGCCTCGTGGAGTCCGACGAGGACGTGCTGCTCTACGAGGTCGGCCACATTCCGGGCGCCGTCAAGATCGACTGGCACACCGACCTCCAGCACCCGCTGAACCGCGACTACCTGGACGAGGAAAGCTTCGCCCGCCTGATGCGCGAGCGCGGCATCTCGCCGGAGACGACGGTGATCTTCTACGGCGA
This region includes:
- a CDS encoding M23 family metallopeptidase, encoding MYPIYRPLPGRLRRAAVVAAALFGTACMGNSEPDGPRAHAYVAPGASLAIPVRGIRPEQLRDSYESPRSGGRVHNAIDIMAAEGTPVLAAGDGTIFKLRTGGLGGVTVYQLASDGRTLYYYAHLQRYAAGLREGLPIVRGQVIAYVGDTGNAGRGNFHLHFSVSRLDDPRRWWQGENVNPYPMLAGVAARSREGR
- a CDS encoding CDGSH iron-sulfur domain-containing protein — protein: MTDGSEAANNEAAVTILARHNGPFVVEGPFRLIDADGNEFPVVAGKKVSLCRCGASTRKPFCDGTHSNIGFDAAERAVRELEEGKEQG
- a CDS encoding L,D-transpeptidase family protein → MLSIRIRLAAVLAAAALPAATVHAQGSEPPLQAVVSTTEGWDATTARVRLFARRTPTSPWAQVGAAMSASVGRAGLGWGTGLHAPADQGAGPVKREGDGKAPAGVFRLSSAFGYAPADSARWVRLPYHASDPSIECVDDSASRFYNQRVDRDTVTPDWTSHEEMRRTDGLYRWGVWVDHNTGPAVAGRGSCIFIHIRSRPGAPTVGCTAFAEEDVRRILRWLDPRKRPVLVQLPEAEYRRLRRGWGLP
- a CDS encoding energy transducer TonB — its product is MTIRLPRPAVLAAALLALTSAAASAQAPIATRVPGQRCETVPDSVRGPTPGQLNESRQLRAQLVEIGRRNGVTEPQGLLLVDVDSTRKGVLLFMHSNYPEPGVAQVTAAVDKYMESLPRGRGYQALIRVDGEYPAILPGRQHCRPVLLNEQDRIDMIGQAVLNHPERGKLPAPVTRQAVVLLVANREGGVSLAVVARSSGDEYLDRAAEEIGRRLQFAPATLDGVPFDARFRFPVGFHIQ